From a region of the Saccharomycodes ludwigii strain NBRC 1722 chromosome VII, whole genome shotgun sequence genome:
- the HAL9 gene encoding Hal9p (similar to Saccharomyces cerevisiae YOL089C | HAL9 | HALotolerance (paralog of YBR150C | TBS1)) has translation MSEGNENTNQDILPDDDLTLQSIKSTKDQLIRVNRPRAIRACDNCRRRKIKCSDVDVHTGKCSNCVKLAMDCTFHQHYNSLLKKQVKRKIKHKRESIEEIRLRCSLEKEVVSVPPNGIKNNIFLNAPSIDVGDIPVSTGSSDSSLFLNNSVCHRLSNLESKIGYLTDLVQKLTSGNNNNNSNDNDSDNDGGNSNSNSAAQRTFSEKKTPEPLNTIKTFGVNCFDKSGYKFSKAYNPLSCSFVNTFLIEELKHNIYIKNGFQPNIIKPLYLMRDVHAEYCIINFLGSKILNLLNILNARNKVTNNNPLQMTFELPSLNKCKRLIEIFKKEVISHQFNLFGETDVEGLAQDYHLVLNNRKNFSSTENVDTTNTAFHPELVPNLLLLNITLCIGAYVFRCRGSDDLLIRKDKLIITSEEIRKIEIETLYNSFYYYKIIDSSFDSWETLKGIFMLYHYCNSQLNEDISHEILMKFLYLCEKMNCHVLRPVHKESTKSFMLKKYFWFLGYCESLGRSLKFNETPIMLAVDADVLTDYAFSNIIKVWAHSISVPDDVVAELEALSDVDDCLKVCLKELRLFPIYMYYYMAQLYDIASNIHLNFFSGTSLLNIDFDSVIDKYFILEDQLLKWRKNLPDFLKIEQYRQLISNLFNVYSDELNNLKYTTYVKRILSIHIEYNYLHCLLNGFILRFINDNKGPASLSRHDILKLIQNSKSSLERHSINNLNALEHLDVMDLTNTKSVYSFFFAFVTIFFMVMGEVKADKREEYLSFLLKSFNTLNSQFKKYNPNHSYNGIVCYIYSFVTNAISLGLMFNEYNQYSTSKLYETCNFVDKDLSEASATLRNIYKNKKLNILNIAKELKAIYQTYWDTNAHIEGQLFQDFFADLNEENFERVISISMKKSEKWEKYKIDELANEAFVRLDETIFQIAALLGLTI, from the coding sequence ATGTCGGAGGGTAATGAAAATACTAACCAAGATATTCTTCctgatgatgatttaaCTTTACAATCTATTAAATCAACTAAAGACCAACTGATTAGAGTAAATCGACCAAGAGCTATAAGAGCTTGTGATAATtgtagaagaagaaaaattaagtGTAGCGATGTAGATGTTCATACTGGTAAGTGCTCCAATTGTGTGAAATTAGCAATGGATTGTACGTTCCATCAACATTATAATTCTCTTTTGAAAAAGCaagttaaaagaaaaataaagcatAAGAGAGAGTCTATTGAAGAAATACGTTTAAGATGTTCTTTAGAGAAAGAAGTTGTTTCCGTACCACCTAAtggtattaaaaataatatttttctcaATGCACCTTCCATCGATGTGGGTGATATTCCAGTGAGTACAGGTTCTAGTGATTCTTCCttgtttttgaataatagCGTATGTCATAGATTGTCAAATTTAGAATCAAAAATTGGCTATTTAACAGATTTGGTTCAAAAATTAACCAgcggtaataataataataatagtaatgataACGATAGTGATAATGATGgtggtaatagtaatagtaattcTGCTGCGCAACGCACATTcagcgaaaaaaaaactccTGAGCCTTTAAATACTATTAAAACCTTTGGAGTCAACTGTTTTGATAAATCGGGTTATAAATTCTCCAAAGCTTATAATCCCCTTTCGTGTTCGTTTGTTAATACTTTCTTAATCGAAGAATTGAAACATAACATCTATATTAAAAACGGGTTTCAGccaaatattatcaaacCATTATATTTAATGAGAGATGTCCACGCCGAATATTGTATCATTAATTTTCTAGGTTCTAAGATTTTgaatttgttaaatattttgaacGCCAGAAATAAAGTCACGAATAACAATCCGTTACAAATGACTTTCGAATTACCGTCTCTGAACAAATGTAAAAGGCTAATAgaaatctttaaaaaagaggTCATATCGCATcaatttaatttgtttggTGAAACAGATGTGGAAGGACTTGCACAAGATTATCATCTTGTTTTAAAcaacagaaaaaatttttccagCACTGAGAACGTGGACACTACTAATACGGCATTTCATCCAGAATTAGTCCctaatttgttattattaaatataacgCTATGTATTGGTGCATATGTGTTTCGATGTAGAGGTTCggatgatttattaattagAAAAGACAAATTGATTATTACCTCCGAAGAAATTcgaaaaatagaaatagaaaCTTTATACAACTCCTTCTACTActataaaataatagattCGTCTTTCGATAGCTGGGAAACATTGAAGGGAATATTTATgctttatcattattgcAACTCCCAACTAAACGAAGACATATCGCATGAaatattgatgaaatttctttatctttGTGAGAAAATGAATTGTCATGTATTGAGACCAGTTCACAAAGAATCTACAAAATCTTTTATGTTGAAGAAATATTTCTGGTTTTTAGGATACTGTGAAAGTCTTGGTAGATCTCTAAAATTTAACGAAACGCCAATCATGTTAGCCGTTGATGCTGATGTGTTAACTGATTACGCATtttccaatattattaaagtttGGGCCCATTCTATATCGGTACCGGATGATGTTGTGGCTGAACTTGAGGCTTTGTCCGATGTAGATGATTGTCTAAAAGTTTGTTTGAAAGAACTAAGACTTTTCCCCATTTATATGTATTATTACATGGCCCAACTTTATGATATTGCTTCAAATATACacttgaatttttttagcGGTACTAGTTTATTAAACATAGATTTTGATTCTGTTATcgacaaatattttattttagaagATCAACTGTTAAAGTGGAGAAAAAATTTGCCGGACTTCttaaaaatagaacaaTATCGTCAGTTAATATCCAATCTTTTCAATGTTTATTCTGATGAACTCAACAACTTAAAATATACTACTTATGTCAAGAGGATCTTATCCATACATATAGAATACAATTATTTGCATTGCTTATTAAATGGATTTATACTACGTTTTATAAATGACAACAAAGGTCCAGCTTCTCTTTCACGACACGacattttgaaattaattcAAAATAGTAAAAGCTCGCTGGAAAGGCActctattaataatttaaatgcATTGGAACATCTAGATGTTATGGATCTCACAAACACAAAATCGGTTTATAGTTTCTTTTTCGCATTTGTCACTATATTTTTCATGGTTATGGGCGAAGTTAAAGCAGATAAAAGGGAAGAGTatttatcctttttattgAAGTCATTCAATACATTGAATTctcaatttaaaaaatacaatccGAATCACTCGTACAATGGTATTGTTTGCTATATCTATTCGTTTGTTACCAACGCCATAAGTTTGGGCTTGATGTTTAATGAATATAATCAATATAGCACCTCGAAACTCTATGAAACTTGTAACTTTGTTGACAAGGACTTATCAGAAGCTAGTGCCACTTTAAGGaacatttataaaaataaaaaactaaatattCTAAACATAGCAAAGGAATTGAAAGCTATCTACCAAACATATTGGGATACAAATGCTCATATCGAAGGACAACTTTTCCAAGATTTTTTTGCTGATCTAAACGaggaaaattttgaaagggttatttctatttcaatgaaaaaatcagaaaaatgggaaaaatataaaattgacGAACTGGCAAATGAGGCCTTTGTTCGTCTTGATGAAACTATTTTCCAAATAGCTGCCTTATTAGGATTGACCATTTGA